A single window of Cottoperca gobio chromosome 9, fCotGob3.1, whole genome shotgun sequence DNA harbors:
- the LOC115014118 gene encoding sodium- and chloride-dependent GABA transporter 1 codes for MEVVAEHLERPSDEKDYALKPLDFKVIAEKSVDAQAQRPTWSGRLEFILASVGYAVGLGNVWRFPYLCYSSGGGAFLIPYLTMVLLCGIPLLYMEFSIGQYTRLGPVHALAKICPLLKGVGLATVVISFVFSTYYNVLMSWALFYFFNSFQATLPWTSCNNTWNAVENCSSGFPGNTSLLQSSSQQFFDHRLLQKTSGIEDIGGIRWELFGYLIISWVIVYLCIFKGVRSTGKVVYFTAVFPYFILFALLINNVQLPGAKNGILYFVTPVWSKLFQVKVWVNAAAQVFNSIGIAFGSMISMASYNKFNNNVLRDALIVSFTNSFTSILAGFVIFSAIGYMAHIHNLPVDNIATDGPGLVFVVYPEVLSTMPIYQLWAPLFFFMLLCLGLDSQFATVEVAITFIKDEFGPQVLRFLKREELLTLAVCIVGFALGIPHITKGGVYVFQLMDHYTAVVSLVFLAFFEVVAVCWIFGVPRICLMIKRMQGNTPNIYFRLCWWLLCPLLVLCILISSIVQYTPAHYGKYSYPGWAEGLGWGVSLLSIVWIPLGAIQEIYSNKGSLLQRIKTAMISKIDLDDDDPLPEKQNHDNPASETLFTSVA; via the exons ATGGAGGTCGTTGCCGAACATTTAGAGAGACCCTCTGATGAGAAAGATTATGCTCTGAAACCCTTAGATTTCAAAGTAATCGCCGAGAAGAGTGTGGATGCACAGGCGCAGAGACCCACATGGAGTGGGCGGCTGGAGTTCATCCTGGCATCGGTGGGGTACGCGGTGGGACTGGGCAATGTCTGGAGGTTCCCCTACCTGTGTTACAGCAGCGGTGGAG GTGCATTCCTGATCCCTTATCTCACCATGGTGCTCCTGTGTGGCATTCCTCTGCTCTACATGGAGTTTTCTATTGGGCAGTACACTCGTTTAGGGCCAGTGCATGCTCTCGCCAAAATCTGTCCCTTGCTCAAAG GTGTTGGCCTGGCCACTGTTGTTATCTCCTTCGTGTTCTCCACGTACTACAATGTGCTCATGAGCTGGgcactgttttatttcttcaacTCGTTCCAAGCGACCCTCCCGTGGACTTCGTGCAACAACACCTGGAACGCCGTCGAAAACTGTTCCAGTGGTTTCCCCGGCAACACCAGCCTCCTGCAGTCTTCCAGCCAACAGTTCTTTGA tCACAGACTTCTGCAGAAAACTAGTGGCATTGAAGACATTGGTGGCATTCGCTGGGAACTCTTTGGCTATCTCATTATTTCCTGGGTCATTGTGTATTTATGCATATTTAAAGGAGTCAGGTCCACTGGCAAG GTTGTGTATTTCACCGCCGTATTTCCGTACTTCATTCTGTTTGCCCTGCTTATTAACAATGTGCAGCTTCCTGGAGCTAAGAATGGTATCCTCTACTTTGTGACACCTGTCTGGAGCAAACTGTTTCAAGTGAAG GTTTGGGTAAATGCTGCTGCCCAGGTGTTTAACTCCATTGGAATAGCATTTGGCTCCATGATTTCAATGGCTAGTTACAACAAGTTCAACAACAACGTTCTCAG ggatgctttaattgtaTCATTTACCAACTCATTCACTAGTATCCTGGCTGGCTTTGTAATCTTCTCAGCGATTGGCTACATGGCTCATATACATAACCTCCCAGTGGACAACATAGCTACAGATG GTCCTGGTTTGGTGTTTGTTGTGTACCCTGAAGTCCTCTCCACTATGCCCATCTATCAGCTGTGGGCCCCTCTGTTCTTCTTCATGCTGCTGTGTCTGGGCCTAGACAGCCAG TTTGCCACAGTTGAAGTGGCTATAACGTTCATTAAAGACGAGTTTGGCCCCCAAGTTCTGCGTTTCCtaaagagagaagagctgctgaCCCTGGCTGTGTGCATCGTTGGCTTTGCCCTGGGGATCCCTCATATAACCAAG GGAGGTGTCTATGTGTTTCAGCTGATGGACCACTACACGGCTGTGGTTTCCCTCGTCTTCCTGGCTTTCTTTGAAGTTGTCGCGGTCTGCTGGATCTTTG GTGTCCCACGTATCTGCTTAATGATCAAGAGGATGCAGGGAAATACTCCAAACATCTACTTTCGTCTCTGTTGGTGGCTGCTATGTCCGCTACTGGTGCTG TGTATACTGATCTCCAGCATCGTCCAGTACACTCCTGCTCACTACGGGAAGTACTCCTACCCAGGGTGGGCTGAAGGTCTGGGCTGGGGCGTCTCTCTGTTATCCATTGTGTGGATCCCACTTGGAGCCATTCAAGAGATCTATAGCAACAAAGGCTCACTTCTTCAG AGAATTAAAACAGCTATGATTTCCAAAATAGACCTGGATGATGATGATCCCCTGCCggaaaaacaaaaccatgaCAACCCGGCTTCTGAAACCTTGTTTACTTCAGTGGCATGA